The genome window atgtattgtagaacttgcatcttttgatacgtttgagaccatagactgaatacaagcacgagaatgattaaggcattaggtaaaccttttccttttacaccatttATATATCCTTACCCGAAATCTATCCCCTAGTCGCCAACtttaagcctaaacctttcgtttgacaacccacttagcccataaccataagcctttttttttaaacccgtgtgatgaaaattcgattataggagtatatgtttgtatagttgtgagttgtttttatatatatatatatatatatatatatatatatatataaagcaaAAATgcagaaaatgttgcgaaaaaaaAGAGAGATTGATAAAGCATTgagaaaagcaaaaaaaaaaaataaataaataaaaaggaaaaaaaataaaaaaaaaagatgtgTAGCAGttattgaataaaaggcgaaaattGTTGCCTATTAGATTGATGTTTATAGTTAGTTTTGTTTAGTATAGCTGTTTGTAATAAAAGAATCGAATTTTCGTCAccttaaccactttaaaatatcttatttcatacccttagcctagccccgttacaaccctttaaaaaccttttgacttgtgcttagtattcgtgatcagtggtggagaatgattgagttgcaagcttatGCGGGTACATGTTCTATTCGGTTTTTGAGTGATTACTTCTAAAAGTGCTAATACATCATAAAATTAGCCGACTGGTAACCGAGTGGagtgaacattgtgagggatatgcattaagtttcaagggcgggttaatcttggataaccactTTTACATGATTAATCATTTGTTGCTAAATATGTcgaaaattgtaaaaagtttgaactgaacatgacattagaccttaacctttgtctcgggaatgggggGGTGTGTTTCTCGtgcgacccacgtgaaagtgaaagacagatttgcttgagggcaagcaaatgaaaagtgtggggatgtgatacgtggtcgaaaaccggtgttcgtATTGGTGTAACTTGATGTTTTTACATGGGTTTTAAttccgaatagcctacttttaattaaaattgtgttttgcaggtttgatgaagtttaaggagctattcGGGAGCTTTAGGACTATCAGGACGAAAAATGGACCACCGGAACGCGAAACGGGTCAATCGGAAGCGAGAAACACAAAAACAGAAAAATGGGTTTTCTGTGAGGCATAGCCTACGCCACCAGGGGCGTAGGCGACGCCCTCTCCTGATGCTAAACGAGATTTTTGGGGTTTTCTTGGTTGGTGATGAGTTTTAATGCTTGTTTTGACCTATTTCGGGAGTTACACTTGGAATAGAGTTTGAAATCACTTCTTGGAGCCATAACCTATCATCCCTTCCACTCTCAATCCATCTCTATCACAAACCTTCATCCgaatcaagaatcatcatcaACCAATTCATCTTCATCTCTATtcaccaaaccctagttcattcCATCACCCTAACTACCATCAATCCTTCAATCCATTCATCACCATCATTCAaaccaaaaccctaatcatcatcattcactatTTCCAACATCCAAGATGTTCAATCTCAAGTTCCATTTATCCGGTGATAGCGTTCGTCCTTCCATGAGCGGCTAAATTCTTGGAGGTTTCACTCCGGTGTAGGTttttgtaagtctagggttttaACATTGTTCTtggtttgattttgtgacaaattgctaTTTGATTTTGAAGCTTATggcaattgtcttgcatttgtattgaattcataaattgtcgagtgaagattaaatttgactttatgaaatgtttatgtgcaattatgccttgtctaggttagagtttacatgttcttggtaatgAAGTGCATTTTTGTCCGTTCTTTGTAACGTTGATAGCTATTGGCACCTAAGCCTTGTAACACTAAATTCGTTAGTCACTTTTGCAATTGAATCAAATCTAAAACGTGTAGAAATCATAGGAttgcaattaccgaaccgggtgtgaaccttgtttaaTTATCTTGTTTAAAACTATCAATTACAATTTCGTGCATTTGTTTAAGTTCTCGTTAGTTAGTAATTAAAACCAAATTGTCGGTTCATTCCGACCCATTTCCTAAACAACCAAAAATTCATAAAAATAATCTAGTAAGCTTCATAATAGTGACAAACCgttaaaatcaatcaagtccATTCACAAAcaacatactcttcgtggttcgaccccttgctaccactagctatttgttaagggtaattagggctataaattttatctttgaccggagcgcgacactccgatcattACCCCAtctattacgtgactaaatgaatgcttgttgttatgtttacacgtggaatgctgtctacctgccttaacgacgatagtactatagtttggactcagcacccgttcacacgggggttgttaaggacaattacttgcatggattatggtggtaatcatgtattgcgaactgcctcgggcagtcaacccgcagtcaaaggtatcgatagatccatgtcgataattaacatgcttcattttcctctgtgtacgtgctagttatgcgtaaactatttcgaactctatatgctattatcaaacttgtatgctcacctttacattttatgtattgattttgttttaacgtatgtgacaggtgtttaagatgcttatctgctaggaaggcgaagctagaataaaagtctagagcatagttgtctgtagatcttgcagcttAAGTCTCTAGGcatagataaacaatatttatatttaaatctgagttttcggaacagaatatttgcctggatcttatctgtaataatttgtttgctatttgaggtacggtatgggacgtattatataaattgaatagtaatgataattgttatggaaacttctggacaatctgtttcgctcaatgccatgccccgatgattccgccagcggttggggtgtgacaccatatGAAGCACATTACCCATTAGTTTAAGAGTTGTTGGAAGTTATAATTATAAACCACTAGATCACCATCCTCATTTCACAACTCATATTTCACTCAACACTTTCTCTCTTCCTCCCTTGGAGCTTTCGGCCGAGATCAAGGCCACACCCATCACCACCTTCACTTCATCTTCATCCATTTTCAAACATACTCAAAGGAGTTAGAAGCTAAGATAAGAAGCTTGGTGGCTTTGGAACTTCAAGGACCTTCATCATTTGCTATTACCCAACATTTGTCATCTATAACTTCTTGTGTTCATCCCTAGccatagagctagtagtaaggccCTTATAACCCTTTGTTACTTctaattttgttggttaaaagatgttatACATTgataatcatgaagaacactaaagaacctAATCAAGAagcatgaacataagcttaacatatgATTAAATCTTGATGAAACTATGTTGCTtagtgtatgtatgatatttgatTGTTATTTTCTTGagattatgatgttgatcatcataaggagcttgctagattgtgattaaacacatgatctagcaagtaagaggatgattatgtgataaaacaagatgatcatcctcatgtgtaagcatgaacttgaagaataaagtgatttcttgaaaaataataatcaaagtgAGTTAATAATCTTATGGATCTAAGATTCATGAGTGGTTTTCCAAAagaaccaagttcaaaatatgatttttagaagatcttgGTTCTTACTTAAACATACACTATTTTTGGTGgtaaaacaagtgtataaacacttgtgaaacaagaAGATGTCATAAggaaatgtttttgtaaaacatgtttacaagttgtaaacacctaaatcttccaagaatgagatttttaaagaagtaaacacactttaaagggtaactaaacctactaaacacactaccaagttactacaagtgtttatgaaagatcaagttcatgattGTTATGTAAATAGCATTAATgtggcacttggtaagtgtaggtTGATTGTTggttgtttgtgatgattttgaaaagaaaacgatatgttttgatagcatggacacctccatttttaggggaaactatggcaaaattttctaaaaatataaacacttagaaaaatattttctaaacaaatatttacaagtgtgttttaacTATTGTTTTCAATATAAcctttgccatagattttgttacaaaaatacaagtattggaggttggtttttataaataaaaatggataaatatgtatttagaatatatatttacattaatgACACATtgtgtgtgaatatttgtatactttgtgtattagttatattattttaggatttaaagtaatataacttaacaaaataccaaggatttacaatccaaaataataccaaaaatcacaagggataaatatataagttacacacttaatattggCAAACCGAgcaagaacgtaacttacaaaatattccggaaaaataccgttataaatatatttttggtaaatattattttggatacaagaaatgaaaatatgatttttattattattacaaagtgtatcatattttcgacaaggagaaaatatattatgtttgggaagtaaaaatatattttcttggaattttagaagatatatgatttttgagaaaaatatatattttcttgaaatacattaatTTGGATATTTATTCCGGAATAATCAATTAAAAATTAAGTATGAGTATACCTAACAAATACAAGAATGCGaatatacatgtatgagatacccccatcattgggaaggaaatacgaaaataaatacttgagaagtattattacaagAATATTggttaacaattattccaaaattaaatataatttaaagttaaaataatcattattttaacaagaaattaTAACTTGGGATTATgttaaaagaaacgtaactcaaaacataaatactaaggcaaggcacggcccgttcgtctaatagaccctagtacattgtagggagttgtgtttgctgaggagatttgagttacaagtaccgaagacgcaaagctgtgagttcatgtcccccttttctttaaactgttttgtttattaactttgggggtgaaatacatgttacaaaaggaTTTCATACAaatacaattggtatggttagcctaggaaagtaccatagatcatgtgaatgggtaggcggatacttgagaccattaattctcgtataaggaccgaggggcatgagtgatagatctattttgGTGTaacgagcccacacccatgaggaccagggtggcccatagggtgactatgtcttccagccggaagcccggtacaaatttgctaggtttgagtcttcctacaccgtcacacatatcagtggccttgcaatccattggtgatcttttccttgtttgctttcatactgGGATTTACATACactgtttacaaaggtttatacacaCATATAcgaaacacatgaactcgctcaacttttgttgatgttttcaaattacatgtatttcatggaactaagtggatctggcaggtgttgcaTATTTTCAAGCTGCGTCATGAATAAAAGATGCCATCCAAGGTCGTTAGGGTTTAGAGgatgtatcttaatcctggacaaGATACATGGTTCTAAACTCAGTTTTAATTAAGGTCTTTTGTCAAGTCTTCGTGAACTCATTAAAACATGTGGTGGTTGTAACTTGAATTTGGTGTCAACGTTTCAGACAAGTATGTTGTGTTATTTTCaaacttaattaatggatgaacatcttatggttttatcatatatcgtcgttatgattgaatgctatggtattaagaaagccacaccaataatcacgcttccgcaaaagtcagggtgtgacagcttggtatcagagctttgatcgtagcgaactaggattctttctcgagtctagactacgatctttagggctctcacgaaaatgttttcaaacatgtttacattgcatacacaaaacgtccagatccagggaaacaaacatttttacaaacaaaggGCACAAAACACATTTCAAGGTTATGTGTATggttcagtctaagagactggggaaattcagtctaagagactggggaagtttagtctaagagactggggaagtttagtctgagagactgggaagtCGTTTTGAGAAACTGGGGAGgttttagtctgagaggctaggtagttcagtctgagaggctgggtgggatagtctgggaagactaggatgaataCATGCTTATATTGTTActacttacatgcttatttgatgattgttgatatatgtgcatatgttgtgattgTTTGTTACAAACACCATATCCTCATTTGAGAGTGAGCTGTCAGATACTATAGACCCTATGGCCATAGTTTCGGATGATGAGCTCGTCCCGGACCCTGAGGTTTATACATCCAACACTGATTGTAGCGATGATGATGACTTTCAGCCTTTTGCTTTGCCAGATTTTGGCGATGATATACCGCTAGCTGATGGTTTTCCTGGCGAGGATCTATTTCTTGTTCCGATCCCCGCTCCTCTTCCTCTTGCTGCATTTCCTCTCGAGGATCTGCCTCTTGATGCCATGTCTGACGATGACATCGATCTTTTTATTGACGGTCCCCCTGAGGAGGCCCAGGGTGATGGAGTTCCAGTCGACGATGTCGTTGTTGTTCCTCTTATTGAGATTCCGATCATTGAGATTTCATTTGATCATTCTGGTCCTGATTGATTCGAGTCTGTGTCATCTACTACTTTGCACGCACTAGGATTGCAGCGTTATCCCACCGATTCTGACACAGCTATGTCTGTCGCACCTGTTCCTCCACAGGACTTTGAGTTTGATGATGAGTTTGATCCTGAGCATGAGATTGACTTCGTTCCTGACGATCAGCTTTTTGATGTACCCGCTGATCTTGAGCTGGCACCAGCTGACCCTGAGCCTATGCTTGCACCCGAGCCTATACCTGCACATGATCCTCTGCCTAAGCATGACCATGTACCTGTTGACATACTTGTTGTTGCACCACCCTTACCTGACCCGATCTCTGCACCTGTTGACCATGCTCATTTTGCTGCTCAGATAGATCTCCGTTACGCATTCACCCGCAATGGGTGGATAGAGGACGATGATGACTTGCCTCCTTTTGTTAGGACTGTTACTCCCCCACCTGCACCCACTCATGCACCTGTCGACATTGCCCCGTTTCACCCACATGTGTCAGATATACACCACACAGACTTGCCGATCACATTCTTACAGGATATCCCTccaccccgtccaggggaaggtcCATCGAGTCAGCAGCCCAGTCATATTCCTCCTGTGTCAGCAGCTTTTCCCTTTGTGCCTCAGCTTTCACATACTGCTCCTTCTGCTTCTGCACCATCGGGCGAGCCACTGATTTGGTTTCCGCCCAACACGATGCCTGTTTCTGATCCATACCATCCTTCACATTACACTGGTTACACGAGGGATGATCTGCTTTTGTCGTTATAGCTCCACCAGGAGTTGTTGTGCCTTAGAGTCATGGAGTTAGAGAGGATTCCACGTCCTCCACCTTGCACTTGTCCGTCACCATTCGCGACTCCACCCGCTCCTCTTCTGCCATACCCAGATTTTGACGTTCGTTTTCTTAGTATGGAGCAGCAGATAAGTTACCTGCTGCGTATCGTTCATGCTCTTGAGGAGGAGTTAGCGCATGTGCGCAGTCTGCTTTTCGTTCctccaccacctcctcctccaccagcAGCATAGTagtttttggttttatgcaggTAGCATGCTTTTGGTGAGAGTGTAGCTATTGAGCCCATATTGCACAACCTTTTTGAAGACCACTTTTTGACTTTTGACTATTGTAGTTCGATAGACGATTTGGACAAGGGTGATGTGACCCTGTAGTCCCTTTTGATGTATGGTACATTGTGGAACTTGTAAAACTGTATTTGTGGTCATTGATATATGAAAGCTCAATCGCAACATTCTCATTGCATACATTGTTGAATTACTTGTTTACGTTATGATTGGGATGTTATGTGTTTACTTGCGTTGGAAAATGTTACTACATACACGTACTACATACTTATATGCATAAGACCTGACCTATACTATcttcttatagaagatgcctccGCGAAGAGAAACTCGATTGCCCACTACAGAGGCTGAGTTACAAGAACGGATTTCACAAGCGATAGCATAGCACGAGGCCCTGTGCACTGAACATAGCGGGGGTACCTCTggaaacaacccacctcatggtaatgtttaagtcactaaAAACACATTACGTTACATTTAGATATTCCATGTGCGTTCGCTAAtctgtgaatgatgttgcttgtacAGGCTGTACCTATAAGCAGTTCTTAGACTGTAAGCCTCTGAAGTTCGACGGCACCGGGGGTGCTGTAGCTTTTGTAAGATGGACGGAGAAGACTGATTCTGTGctaagaatgagcaagtgtgcaccAGAGCACCAGGTCACCTACATCTTTGGATCGTTCTTAGACGGAGCgttatcatggtggaatctccaagttcaaACCTTGGGAGAAGAGGCTGCTTATGCCATGACATGGGATGaaatgaaggaactcatgcgAAAGAAGTACTGCTCAAGGGCCGAAATCCAAAAGTTAGAAACTGAATTCTGGAACCTCAAGATGGATGGACCAAAGATTGCtaaatatgtgcagagatttcacAACTTGTCTCGCGTCGTTCCTTATATGGTTGATCCGGAATTCAAGCGCATTgagcgttttatttggggattggcaccccaaatcatgagtaTGGTGACGACATTAAAGCCTGCCACAATCACTGAGGCTATTGATCTGAGTGTAGAACTaactgaagaggcaatcaggttGAACAAGTTTTCGATCTCTGACcagaagaaaaaggagactcatgttgACTCATCAGGTGAGAACAAAAGAATGTTCTCAAATTTTAAGAAGGGTACCAGCAGTGCTAACAAGAAGGAAGAGGCAAACGCACCAGCCAAGGTCAAAATTGGTGCTGAAAACTAAGGAAAAAGGGTACATAGGCACCTTGCCCAAATGCGATGCGTGTCAGTTGCATCATAATGGACGATGCCGAGCTGGAAAATGCAAGTCTTGTGGAAAGGTTGGCCATTCGAAGGAGACGTGCTGGGTTGGTACTGGTCGTGGTGGTCAAAGAAGTTATGGTAATGGAACCAATAACCGTGGTGGAAATGGGTATGGAAACCGCCctcaaggaggaaatggcggtaATGGTAATCGTGGTAATTTTGGGAATCAAGCTGGTAGTGGAAACCGTGGAGAAAACAACAATCAAGGTGgtaatggaaatggaaatggtcgGGGACCAGGTTGCTTTAACTGTGGAGATATTgggcacttcaagcgtgaatgcccAAAAATCAACGAAGCtcaaggaagggttttcaacatcggAGCTAGGGAAGCTCGCTAGGATCCGAACgtagttactggtacgttccctatcaatcaacgctttgcatctgtactgtttg of Helianthus annuus cultivar XRQ/B chromosome 1, HanXRQr2.0-SUNRISE, whole genome shotgun sequence contains these proteins:
- the LOC110917779 gene encoding E3 ubiquitin-protein ligase Hakai-like; the protein is MSVAPVPPQDFEFDDEFDPEHEIDFVPDDQLFDVPADLELAPADPEPMLAPEPIPAHDPLPKHDHVPVDILVVAPPLPDPISAPVDHAHFAAQIDLRYAFTRNGWIEDDDDLPPFVRTVTPPPAPTHAPVDIAPFHPHVSDIHHTDLPITFLQDIPPPRPGEGPSSQQPSHIPPVSAAFPFVPQLSHTAPSASAPSGEPLIWFPPNTMPVSDPYHPSHYTGYTRDDLLLSL